Part of the Geodermatophilus obscurus DSM 43160 genome is shown below.
CGACGGCGGAGGTCAGCGCGTCCTGCTGCTCGGGGGTGACCTCACCGACCGGTGCCTCGTAGGTGACCGTGCTGTAGCCGGTGGTCAGCTGCTGGTTGACCGACGGCGCGGCCGGGTCCAGCGGGTTGCTGGCCGACGCGACGCCGGGCAGCTCGCCCAGCTCGGCGACCAGAGCCCCGACGGCCGCGGCGCTCTCCGGCGTGGCCAGGGCCTGGCCGTCCGGGGCGACGACCACCACCTGCGCCGTCGCACCGCCCGCGGCCCCGAACTCCTCGCTGATCCGCTCCAGCGCGGTGGTCGACTCCTGGCCGGGGATGGCGAAGCTGTCCGACGTCTCGCCGGCCAGCGTCGCCGCCCCGACGCCGCCGCCGACGAGCAGCACGAGCCAGACGAGGACGACGGCCGTGCGGTGCCGGTGCGAGAACGCACCGAGCCTGGACAACAGACGAGCCATGGGGGATCAGGCCTCCACCTGGTCGGGGTCGGACGGGGTGGCGCCGGCAGCGTGGTGGCCGAGCGCGTCGAAGCAGGTGGCGACGATGTGCCGCCGCCACGCGGTGGTCTGGTCCTGGGCGTGCGCCGCGAGGGTCAGGACGGCGAGTGCGGCGAGCGCGCCGATGACCCGGACCGAGCGCGGCGGCTCCGTGGTCCCGGGGTCGACGCCGAAGGCCTGCAGGACCAGGTCGGCGACGGCGGGCCCGGGCTCGGCGCCGAGGTCGGTGACCGGCGCGAGCACGAGCGCGACGAGCCCGGGGTGCGCCAGGGCGACGTCGACCAGGACCTCCAGCGCCTGCCGGTCGCGGGCCGGACCGGGGGGCAGGCCGCCCAGCTGGTCGAGCACGCGCCGGCCCAGGGTCTCGGCCTGGGCCAGCACCGCCTCGTGCAGCGCGTCCTTGCTCGGGAAGTGGTGCAGCAGGCCCGCCTTGGACAGCCCCACGGCGTCCGCGATGTCCTGCACCGACGTCTTGGCGAACCCGCGGCGGGCGAAGAGGGCAGCGGCCCGGTCGAGGATGCCCTCGTCGGCCTGCTGGCGGAACGGTCGTGCCACGCAGGAGACGGTACGGGGTCACCGACCAAAACGGTCGGTCGACCGACCGACCTGGTCGGTGTCGTCACTCACACGTCAGGCCCGGCCGCCCCCGGCCTCGACCGGGCGGGGATGGTCGTGCCGTCAGTCCGTCGACCGCGGCGGCACCGTGATCTTGTACTG
Proteins encoded:
- a CDS encoding TetR/AcrR family transcriptional regulator translates to MARPFRQQADEGILDRAAALFARRGFAKTSVQDIADAVGLSKAGLLHHFPSKDALHEAVLAQAETLGRRVLDQLGGLPPGPARDRQALEVLVDVALAHPGLVALVLAPVTDLGAEPGPAVADLVLQAFGVDPGTTEPPRSVRVIGALAALAVLTLAAHAQDQTTAWRRHIVATCFDALGHHAAGATPSDPDQVEA